The following proteins are co-located in the Haloarcula rubripromontorii genome:
- a CDS encoding peroxiredoxin produces MVLEPGTDVPTIRATNQHGDAVQPGFEAPTVLYFYPADDTPGCTTEATQFEALAERFVDAGVELYGVSTDGVESHREFAAANDLSFDLLADPEGRLCEAFDVPRVDGRSQRTTYVIAKERVVAVYERVGPDGHAASVFEDLVDTGLVRAE; encoded by the coding sequence ATGGTGCTCGAACCCGGCACGGACGTGCCCACCATCAGAGCGACGAACCAGCACGGCGACGCGGTCCAGCCAGGCTTCGAGGCCCCGACGGTGCTGTACTTCTATCCGGCCGACGACACCCCCGGCTGCACGACGGAAGCAACTCAGTTCGAGGCGCTCGCGGAGCGGTTCGTGGACGCCGGCGTCGAGCTGTACGGCGTCTCGACCGACGGCGTCGAGAGCCACCGCGAGTTCGCCGCGGCGAACGACCTCAGTTTCGACCTGCTCGCCGACCCCGAGGGACGGCTCTGCGAGGCCTTCGACGTGCCGCGGGTCGACGGGCGGAGCCAGCGGACGACGTACGTCATCGCGAAGGAACGCGTGGTTGCCGTCTACGAGCGGGTCGGCCCCGACGGCCACGCGGCGAGCGTCTTCGAAGACCTCGTCGATACCGGGCTGGTCAGGGCCGAGTAA
- the lpdA gene encoding dihydrolipoyl dehydrogenase — MVVGDVTTGTELLVIGGGPGGYVAAIRGAQLGLDTTLVERDAYGGTCLNHGCIPSKALISASDVAHDAQQAEEMGVFADPAVDMAGMTEWKDGVVTRLTRGVESLCQSAGVNLIEGTAEFVDDGTVRVAHGGEGQGSESLSFEHAIVATGSRPMAVPGFEFDGEHILSSKDALALESVPEKLLVVGAGYIGMELSTVFAKLGAEVTVVEMLDGVLPGYEDDIAAVVRDRAEELGIDFNFGEAADDWAETDEGIRVQTVTEDDAITEYNAEKCLVAVGREPVTETLALENIDLQTDENGVIPTDDQCRTAFESVFAVGDVAGEPMLAHKAMAEGEVAARAAAGEPAAFDHQAIPAAVFTDPEIATVGMTESEAEVAGFEPVIGQMPIRANGRALTVNEKEGFVRVVADADEEFLLGAQIVGPEASELIAELGLGIEMGARLEDIAGTIHTHPTLSEAVHEAAAAARGEAVHTH, encoded by the coding sequence ATGGTCGTCGGAGATGTCACGACGGGAACGGAACTGCTTGTTATCGGCGGCGGTCCGGGCGGCTACGTCGCCGCGATCAGGGGCGCGCAACTGGGACTGGACACGACGCTCGTCGAGCGGGACGCCTACGGCGGGACCTGTCTGAACCACGGCTGTATCCCCTCGAAAGCACTCATCTCAGCCTCGGACGTTGCCCACGATGCCCAGCAGGCCGAGGAGATGGGCGTGTTCGCGGACCCGGCCGTCGACATGGCCGGGATGACTGAGTGGAAAGACGGCGTCGTCACACGGCTGACACGGGGCGTCGAATCGCTGTGTCAGAGCGCCGGCGTTAATCTGATCGAGGGAACCGCCGAGTTCGTCGACGACGGAACGGTCCGGGTCGCCCACGGCGGCGAGGGGCAGGGCTCGGAATCGCTGTCGTTCGAACACGCCATCGTTGCGACGGGAAGCCGACCGATGGCGGTCCCGGGCTTCGAGTTCGACGGCGAGCATATCCTCTCTTCGAAGGATGCGCTCGCACTCGAATCGGTCCCCGAGAAGCTGCTGGTCGTCGGCGCGGGCTACATCGGCATGGAGCTCTCGACGGTGTTCGCGAAACTGGGCGCAGAGGTGACCGTCGTGGAAATGCTCGATGGCGTGTTGCCGGGCTACGAGGACGACATCGCGGCGGTCGTCCGCGACCGCGCCGAGGAACTGGGGATCGATTTCAACTTCGGCGAGGCGGCTGACGACTGGGCAGAGACAGACGAGGGCATTCGCGTCCAGACGGTCACCGAAGACGACGCGATCACCGAGTACAACGCCGAGAAGTGTCTTGTCGCGGTCGGACGCGAGCCGGTCACGGAGACGCTCGCGCTGGAGAACATCGACCTCCAGACAGACGAGAACGGCGTCATTCCGACCGACGACCAGTGCCGAACGGCGTTCGAGTCGGTGTTCGCAGTCGGCGACGTGGCCGGCGAGCCGATGCTCGCACACAAGGCAATGGCAGAGGGAGAGGTCGCTGCGAGAGCCGCCGCCGGCGAACCGGCCGCGTTCGACCACCAGGCGATTCCCGCCGCGGTGTTTACCGACCCCGAAATCGCCACCGTCGGTATGACTGAGTCGGAGGCCGAGGTGGCGGGCTTTGAGCCGGTCATCGGACAGATGCCGATACGGGCCAACGGCCGTGCACTCACCGTCAACGAGAAAGAAGGCTTCGTCCGCGTCGTCGCCGACGCCGACGAGGAGTTCCTGCTCGGGGCACAGATTGTCGGTCCGGAGGCGTCGGAACTCATCGCGGAACTCGGGTTAGGCATCGAAATGGGCGCGCGACTTGAGGACATCGCTGGGACGATCCACACGCACCCGACACTCTCCGAAGCGGTCCACGAGGCGGCCGCGGCGGCACGCGGCGAGGCGGTCCACACGCACTGA
- a CDS encoding Hsp20/alpha crystallin family protein encodes MSDRDPFSEIERAFDMLGEQFGVDMGAVPVDVLDEGDAFVVSADLPGFDSADIEVQLVEDRKLTISATASQERESTDGQYVQRERRQQSLSRSVHLPEAVDDEETTASYDNGVLTVRLAKVVHSEDDEGTDIPVN; translated from the coding sequence ATGTCTGATCGCGATCCGTTCAGCGAGATCGAGCGCGCGTTCGATATGCTCGGCGAGCAGTTCGGCGTCGACATGGGCGCTGTCCCGGTCGACGTTCTCGACGAGGGCGACGCCTTCGTCGTCAGTGCGGACCTCCCCGGCTTCGACAGTGCGGACATCGAGGTCCAACTCGTCGAAGACCGGAAGCTCACCATCAGCGCCACGGCGAGTCAGGAACGGGAATCGACTGACGGACAGTATGTCCAGCGCGAGCGCCGCCAGCAGTCGCTGAGCCGGTCGGTTCACCTCCCCGAAGCCGTCGACGACGAGGAGACCACTGCGAGCTACGACAACGGCGTCCTCACGGTACGGTTGGCGAAGGTCGTCCACAGCGAGGACGACGAGGGAACGGATATCCCCGTAAACTGA
- a CDS encoding aldo/keto reductase: MVANESDTFDIGGELTVHRLGFGAMRLTGEGIIGESDDEAHAHTVLERAVELGVDFIDTADSYGPGVSERLIGEALDTERADLVIATKGGLLRNTDADWLAHGDPDYLRNAQLCSRDRLRMDPIDLYQYHRPDPDTPFEDSIHALAEMKDEGLIRHVGVSNVSVEQLDRARDIVDIATVQNQYNVAHRDDEDVLEACENDGIGFIPWFPLGAGDLGDVDGIEAIAQRHDATPYQIALAWLLEHSDVTLPIPGTSNLDHLEQNVAASAIDLTDEELAQLS; this comes from the coding sequence ATGGTTGCAAACGAGAGTGACACCTTCGATATCGGTGGTGAGCTCACGGTCCACCGGCTCGGATTCGGCGCGATGCGGCTCACCGGTGAGGGTATCATCGGCGAGTCGGACGACGAGGCACACGCTCACACTGTACTGGAGCGGGCGGTCGAACTTGGCGTCGACTTCATCGACACGGCGGACTCCTACGGCCCGGGCGTCTCCGAGCGACTCATCGGCGAGGCGCTCGATACCGAACGTGCGGACCTCGTCATCGCGACGAAGGGGGGCCTGCTCCGGAACACCGACGCCGACTGGCTGGCCCACGGCGACCCGGACTATCTGCGCAACGCCCAGTTGTGCTCGCGGGACCGCCTGCGGATGGACCCTATCGACCTGTATCAGTACCACCGACCGGACCCCGACACGCCGTTCGAAGACTCGATTCACGCGCTCGCCGAGATGAAAGACGAGGGGCTGATTCGCCACGTCGGCGTCTCGAACGTCTCCGTCGAGCAACTGGACCGGGCGCGCGACATCGTCGACATCGCGACGGTTCAGAACCAGTACAACGTCGCCCACCGCGACGACGAGGACGTGCTGGAAGCCTGTGAGAACGACGGTATCGGGTTTATTCCGTGGTTCCCACTCGGCGCTGGCGACCTCGGCGATGTCGACGGCATCGAGGCGATAGCACAGCGCCACGACGCCACCCCCTACCAGATTGCGCTGGCGTGGCTGCTGGAGCACTCGGACGTGACGCTGCCGATTCCTGGCACGAGCAATCTCGACCACCTCGAACAGAACGTGGCCGCAAGCGCCATCGACCTCACTGACGAAGAGCTGGCGCAGTTGTCCTGA
- the pheA gene encoding prephenate dehydratase, whose protein sequence is MTTVTLGPEGTYSHRAAQAVTDDDIDFSESVTAIVEAVASGDAERGVVPVENSIEGSVTESLDAFAEYDIAVVEEIITPIRHALLAQDDSFSLVASHAQALAQCRGWLDEHYPGVNVEAVASTARGVERARGDADIAAIGHPENATNGTELNVLAEDIQDRSSNATRFVVVAPKSERSEAGGKSSFIVYPDVDYPGLLLELLEPFADRDINLTRVESRPSGERLGDYVFHIDISAGLYEQRTQDALADIEAIAEKGWVRRLGSYDSKTVVN, encoded by the coding sequence ATGACCACTGTTACCCTGGGTCCTGAGGGGACCTACTCCCACCGTGCCGCACAGGCAGTCACCGACGACGACATCGACTTCTCCGAGTCGGTAACCGCCATCGTCGAGGCCGTCGCCAGCGGCGATGCCGAGCGCGGTGTCGTCCCGGTCGAGAACAGCATCGAAGGCTCCGTCACAGAATCACTCGATGCCTTCGCGGAGTACGACATCGCCGTCGTCGAGGAAATCATCACGCCCATCCGTCACGCCCTGCTCGCACAGGACGACTCGTTCTCGTTGGTGGCCAGCCACGCCCAGGCGCTGGCCCAGTGCCGCGGCTGGCTCGACGAGCACTACCCCGGCGTCAATGTCGAGGCCGTCGCGTCGACCGCCCGCGGCGTCGAACGCGCCCGGGGCGACGCAGACATCGCCGCTATTGGCCACCCGGAAAACGCAACCAACGGCACTGAACTGAACGTACTCGCCGAGGACATTCAGGACCGGTCCTCGAACGCGACCCGCTTCGTCGTCGTCGCCCCGAAAAGCGAGCGTAGCGAGGCCGGCGGCAAGAGTTCCTTCATTGTCTATCCCGACGTCGACTACCCCGGCCTGTTGCTCGAACTACTGGAGCCGTTCGCCGACCGCGATATCAACCTCACCCGCGTCGAGTCCCGGCCAAGCGGCGAGCGGCTGGGCGACTACGTCTTCCACATCGACATCTCGGCCGGTCTCTACGAGCAGCGCACGCAGGATGCCCTCGCCGACATCGAGGCCATCGCCGAGAAGGGCTGGGTCCGCCGGCTCGGGTCCTACGACTCCAAGACGGTCGTCAACTGA